A genome region from Dickeya chrysanthemi NCPPB 402 includes the following:
- a CDS encoding TIGR00645 family protein → MERFLENTMYAARWLLAPVYLGLSLGLLALAIKFFEEIWHVLPNIFSIAESDLILTLLSLVDMTLVGGLLVMVMFSGYENFVSALDIGEDKEKLNWLGKMDASSLKNKVAASIVAISSIHLLRVFMDAKNVPDNKLMWYVIIHLTFVLSAFVMGYLDWLSRHDHHAHHDNEKPHPKP, encoded by the coding sequence ATGGAACGTTTTCTGGAAAATACGATGTACGCTGCGCGGTGGCTGTTGGCTCCGGTTTATCTGGGGCTATCGTTGGGGTTACTGGCGTTGGCCATCAAGTTCTTTGAAGAAATTTGGCATGTCCTGCCGAACATTTTCTCCATCGCGGAATCCGATTTGATCCTGACCTTGCTGTCGCTGGTGGATATGACGCTGGTGGGCGGGTTGCTGGTGATGGTGATGTTCTCCGGTTATGAAAACTTTGTGTCGGCGCTGGATATCGGCGAGGACAAGGAGAAACTGAACTGGCTGGGGAAAATGGATGCCAGCTCGCTGAAAAATAAAGTGGCGGCATCGATCGTGGCGATTTCGTCCATCCACCTGCTGCGGGTATTCATGGATGCCAAAAACGTGCCGGACAACAAGCTGATGTGGTATGTGATCATCCACCTGACGTTTGTGTTGTCCGCTTTTGTGATGGGGTATCTGGATTGGTTGTCTCGTCACGACCACCACGCTCATCATGACAATGAGAAACCGCACCCGAAACCGTAA
- a CDS encoding polysaccharide lyase family protein, translating to MMKPLQTWRTPLLTLAFVLPLTATGAVQLTLDGMNSTLDNGLLKVRFGADGSAKEVWKGGTNLISRLSGAARDPDKNRSFYLDYYSGGVNEFVPEQLNVIKQTPDMVHLAYIDDQNGKLRLEYHLIMTSGVSGLYSYVVAANTGAAPVTISELRNVYRFDATRLDTLFNSIRRGTPLLYEELEQLPKVQDETWRLPDGNVYSKYDFAGYQRESRYWGVMGNGYGAWMVPASGEYFSGDALKQELLVHQDAIILNYLTGSHFGTPDMVAQPGFEKLYGPWLLYINQGNDRELVADVSRRAEHERASWPYRWLDDSRYPRARATVSGRLRTEAPHATVVLNSSKEDFDVQTTGYLYTTRTHRDGRFNLDNVPPGEYRLSAYADGGTQIGLLAQQTVRVEGKKTRLGQIDAQRPAPLVWAIGQADRRAEEFRFGDKLRQYHWQTEVPANLTFDIGKSRERQDWYYAQTQPGSWHIQFTTRTPEQPYTLNIALAAASNSGMTTPASSPQLAVKLNDQLLTTLKYDNDKAIYRGAMQSGRYHEAHIPLPAGILQPGSNRITLELQGGMVMYDAITLTETPSRTQP from the coding sequence ATGATGAAACCTCTACAGACATGGCGTACCCCGTTGTTGACGTTGGCATTTGTGTTGCCGCTGACGGCGACAGGCGCCGTACAGCTAACGCTGGACGGTATGAACAGCACGTTGGATAACGGGTTGCTGAAAGTGCGCTTTGGCGCAGACGGCAGCGCAAAAGAAGTATGGAAAGGCGGTACCAACCTGATTTCTCGCCTCTCCGGCGCGGCGCGCGACCCGGATAAAAATCGCAGCTTTTATCTCGATTACTACTCCGGCGGCGTCAACGAATTCGTACCGGAACAGCTGAACGTCATTAAACAGACGCCGGACATGGTGCATCTGGCCTATATCGATGACCAGAACGGCAAGCTGCGGCTGGAATATCACCTGATCATGACCAGCGGCGTCAGCGGACTTTACAGCTACGTGGTGGCCGCCAATACCGGCGCTGCGCCGGTAACCATCAGCGAACTGCGCAACGTTTATCGCTTTGACGCCACCCGGCTGGATACCTTGTTCAATAGCATCCGGCGCGGCACGCCGTTGCTGTATGAAGAACTGGAGCAGTTACCCAAAGTGCAGGATGAAACCTGGCGGCTGCCTGACGGCAATGTCTACTCCAAATACGACTTTGCCGGTTATCAGCGCGAAAGCCGCTACTGGGGGGTGATGGGTAACGGTTACGGCGCCTGGATGGTGCCCGCCAGCGGTGAGTACTTCTCGGGCGATGCCTTAAAACAGGAACTGCTGGTGCATCAGGATGCGATTATCCTGAACTACCTTACCGGCTCGCACTTCGGCACGCCGGATATGGTGGCGCAGCCGGGCTTTGAAAAACTCTACGGCCCGTGGCTGCTGTACATCAATCAGGGCAACGACCGGGAACTGGTGGCGGATGTCAGCCGCCGGGCTGAACATGAGCGCGCCAGTTGGCCTTACCGCTGGCTGGATGATTCGCGCTATCCCCGCGCACGCGCTACCGTCAGCGGCCGCCTGCGCACCGAAGCGCCGCACGCTACCGTGGTGTTGAACAGCAGCAAGGAAGACTTCGACGTCCAGACGACCGGTTATCTGTACACCACGCGAACCCATCGGGATGGCCGCTTTAACCTGGACAACGTGCCGCCGGGTGAGTACCGGTTGTCGGCTTACGCCGATGGCGGCACGCAAATCGGCCTGCTGGCGCAGCAAACCGTCAGGGTGGAAGGCAAGAAAACCCGGCTCGGCCAGATTGACGCCCAACGCCCCGCCCCGCTGGTATGGGCCATCGGCCAGGCTGACCGACGCGCTGAAGAGTTCCGCTTCGGCGATAAACTACGCCAATATCACTGGCAAACCGAAGTACCGGCCAACCTGACGTTCGACATCGGTAAAAGCCGCGAACGCCAAGACTGGTACTACGCCCAGACTCAACCGGGTAGCTGGCATATCCAGTTTACTACCCGCACGCCTGAGCAGCCTTACACCCTGAATATTGCGCTCGCCGCCGCCAGCAACAGCGGTATGACGACACCCGCCAGCTCGCCACAGTTGGCGGTGAAGCTCAACGATCAGTTGCTGACGACGCTGAAGTACGACAACGACAAAGCGATTTATCGGGGAGCCATGCAAAGCGGCCGTTACCATGAAGCGCATATTCCATTGCCAGCCGGCATACTGCAACCAGGCAGCAACCGCATTACGCTGGAGTTGCAGGGCGGGATGGTGATGTACGATGCCATCACGCTGACGGAAACGCCGTCACGCACGCAACCCTGA
- the queF gene encoding NADPH-dependent 7-cyano-7-deazaguanine reductase QueF (Catalyzes the NADPH-dependent reduction of 7-cyano-7-deazaguanine (preQ0) to 7-aminomethyl-7-deazaguanine (preQ1) in queuosine biosynthesis) codes for MHITENDSITHLGVRSSYPDKYDPTLLEALPRARGRDLIGLTGSTLPFDGYDLWTAFELSWLNRKGKPLVGIAEFIIPASSENLIESKSFKLYLNSFNQTRFQDIGEVHATLIKDLSAAANGDVKVTLYPGLTGYPSQIDTLPGINIDELDIEVNDYGFNPDYLQHAVRDNAPLVTETLCSNLLKSNCLVTYQPDWGSVVIKYEGRQIDREALLRYLISFRQHNEFHEQCVERIFNDLKHYCQPEKLTVFARYTRRGGLDINPFRSDFETEAATGRLVRQ; via the coding sequence ATGCATATTACAGAAAACGATAGCATTACCCATCTGGGGGTGCGCTCCAGCTACCCGGACAAATACGATCCGACGCTGCTGGAAGCGCTGCCGCGCGCCCGTGGCCGCGATCTGATCGGCCTGACCGGCTCAACCCTGCCGTTTGACGGCTACGATCTGTGGACGGCCTTCGAATTGTCGTGGCTTAACCGCAAAGGAAAACCACTGGTGGGGATCGCCGAATTCATCATCCCGGCCAGCTCGGAAAACCTGATCGAATCCAAATCGTTCAAACTGTACCTTAACAGCTTCAACCAGACCCGTTTTCAGGATATCGGCGAAGTACACGCCACGCTTATCAAGGATTTGTCCGCCGCCGCCAACGGTGACGTCAAGGTCACGTTGTACCCGGGGTTGACCGGTTACCCGTCGCAGATCGATACCCTGCCCGGCATCAACATCGACGAGCTGGACATCGAAGTGAACGATTACGGCTTCAATCCCGATTATTTGCAGCACGCCGTGCGCGATAATGCGCCGCTTGTCACCGAAACGCTGTGTTCCAACCTGCTGAAATCCAACTGTCTGGTGACTTACCAGCCGGACTGGGGCAGCGTGGTCATCAAATACGAAGGCCGGCAGATCGACCGGGAAGCCTTACTGCGTTACCTGATCTCGTTCCGCCAGCACAATGAGTTCCACGAGCAGTGCGTCGAGCGCATCTTCAATGACCTCAAACATTACTGCCAGCCGGAAAAATTGACCGTGTTCGCCCGTTATACCCGTCGCGGCGGTCTGGACATCAACCCGTTCCGCAGCGACTTCGAAACCGAAGCCGCTACCGGCCGTCTGGTTCGTCAGTAA
- a CDS encoding queuosine precursor transporter, translating into MDANKKFKLLGFNHSGELSANIMVLSTGKMIHMDLKELVDSEISDDLSRHELNALYKKLYAGKDITTAYDISDRNERSWLAYLMITAALCVIYIFSTVSGVKPIFIPALNLVVPPAVFVYPLTFILVDILNEFYGLRLARRTILIAFFFHLAFVLGLWVTSLIPGLPEWEYSNTYSGIVESMMAVLVASSLAYLISENINAWVLHKIKIMTKSRYLFIRVITSTVTASAVDSVIFCTIAFYNVLSFDVIRTMILSQFLIKVVYAVLGVGPIYGTRRLFRKYIHAVPARN; encoded by the coding sequence ATGGATGCAAACAAGAAATTCAAGCTGCTGGGGTTCAACCACAGCGGCGAGTTATCAGCCAATATCATGGTGTTGTCGACCGGCAAAATGATCCACATGGATCTCAAGGAACTGGTCGATAGCGAAATCTCTGATGACCTGAGCCGGCACGAACTCAATGCATTGTACAAAAAACTCTACGCCGGCAAAGACATCACTACCGCTTACGACATCAGCGACAGGAACGAACGCTCCTGGCTGGCCTACCTGATGATTACCGCCGCACTCTGCGTTATTTATATTTTTTCCACCGTCAGCGGCGTAAAGCCGATATTTATTCCGGCACTGAATCTGGTCGTGCCGCCTGCCGTTTTTGTCTACCCGTTGACCTTTATTTTGGTGGATATCCTCAATGAATTTTATGGGCTACGGCTGGCGCGCCGTACCATCCTCATCGCGTTTTTCTTCCATCTGGCGTTTGTGCTCGGGCTGTGGGTTACCAGCCTGATCCCCGGCCTGCCGGAATGGGAATACAGCAACACTTACAGCGGCATCGTGGAAAGCATGATGGCAGTGCTGGTGGCTTCATCGCTGGCTTACCTGATTTCCGAAAACATCAACGCCTGGGTACTGCATAAGATCAAGATCATGACCAAGTCCCGCTACTTGTTCATCCGCGTGATCACCAGTACAGTCACCGCTTCCGCCGTCGACAGTGTGATTTTCTGCACCATCGCGTTTTATAATGTGCTGAGCTTTGACGTGATCCGCACGATGATCCTGTCGCAATTTCTGATCAAAGTCGTGTATGCGGTGTTGGGCGTCGGCCCGATTTACGGAACCCGCAGACTGTTCAGAAAATACATTCATGCCGTACCAGCAAGGAACTGA
- a CDS encoding SDR family oxidoreductase, with protein sequence MQNITLITGGSRGIGRATALRLARQGHWIAISYLRQYHQAQRVVEEITALGGKAIAIQADVADEQQIVALFANIDRELGPLSGLVNNAGILHPQARFEELDAARLNAMFAANITGCFLCAREAIKRMSHRHGGRGGAIVNVSSAASRLGAPHEYVDYAASKGALDSMTKGLSLEVAAEGIRVNAVRPGFIYTDIHADGGEPGRVDRLSQAIPMQRGGQPEEVANAIAWLLSDEASYVTGSFIDLAGGK encoded by the coding sequence ATGCAGAACATCACCCTCATCACCGGCGGTTCACGAGGTATCGGTCGGGCGACCGCATTACGTCTGGCCCGGCAAGGGCATTGGATAGCCATCAGTTATCTGCGCCAATACCATCAGGCGCAACGTGTGGTTGAAGAGATTACCGCGCTCGGCGGTAAAGCCATCGCTATCCAGGCCGACGTCGCAGACGAACAACAAATCGTCGCGCTGTTTGCCAATATTGATCGCGAGTTAGGTCCTCTCTCCGGTCTGGTCAACAACGCGGGTATTCTGCACCCGCAAGCCCGGTTTGAAGAACTGGATGCAGCCCGCCTCAACGCGATGTTTGCCGCCAATATCACCGGTTGCTTTTTATGCGCCCGTGAGGCCATTAAACGTATGTCTCATCGTCATGGCGGACGTGGTGGCGCAATCGTGAACGTCTCATCCGCCGCTTCGCGACTGGGTGCCCCTCATGAGTATGTGGACTACGCCGCGTCTAAAGGCGCACTCGATTCGATGACCAAAGGTTTATCGCTGGAAGTGGCCGCAGAAGGGATCCGGGTCAATGCCGTGCGTCCCGGCTTTATTTATACCGATATTCACGCCGATGGCGGTGAACCGGGCCGGGTCGACAGGCTCAGCCAGGCGATCCCGATGCAGCGCGGCGGCCAGCCGGAAGAAGTCGCAAACGCGATAGCCTGGCTACTGTCGGATGAAGCCAGCTATGTCACCGGTAGCTTTATCGATCTGGCCGGCGGAAAATAA
- a CDS encoding helix-turn-helix domain-containing protein — MKTTNAQRKTNIIKNIEYLMRTRGETKASFSNRTGVTRTTIYKILEGRVNKVQQSTINRISDFFGVSCEEIEDYDLEKVERLNNTVSFDGNKNPAAIPIIPQSQLLSVRQHKIGQLAVQCPLTWFFGEEANMVAVKVESQIGDAFYPGALLLIRRPPALMPNTPMLYHSPASGFFVDIPDAPDAADKKRPEDVVLLGYIIEERI; from the coding sequence ATGAAAACAACGAATGCTCAGCGCAAAACTAATATCATTAAAAATATTGAATATCTGATGCGTACCCGAGGTGAAACCAAAGCCTCATTTTCCAATCGTACCGGGGTAACGCGTACCACTATCTACAAAATTCTTGAAGGTAGGGTAAATAAAGTTCAGCAATCCACCATCAATCGCATTTCCGATTTCTTCGGCGTTTCCTGTGAAGAAATCGAAGATTACGATCTGGAAAAGGTTGAACGCCTGAACAATACCGTCTCGTTCGACGGCAATAAAAATCCAGCGGCAATCCCGATTATCCCGCAGTCGCAACTGCTGTCGGTACGGCAGCACAAGATTGGGCAGTTAGCCGTGCAATGCCCATTGACCTGGTTCTTTGGAGAAGAAGCCAACATGGTGGCGGTGAAGGTGGAATCGCAAATCGGCGATGCCTTCTACCCCGGCGCGTTGCTGCTTATCCGTCGGCCGCCGGCACTGATGCCGAATACGCCGATGCTCTACCACTCTCCTGCCTCGGGATTTTTCGTCGACATCCCCGATGCGCCGGACGCAGCGGATAAAAAACGCCCGGAGGACGTCGTCCTGTTGGGATATATCATAGAGGAAAGGATATAA